The genomic DNA CCCTACACCTGGGCCGGGATGACGATCCGGCGTGAAGGCGACACCATCACGTACACCTCGCGCCGCCGCTGGCCCGCCCCACGCGGCGCCCGCTCGGCCGTCACCGTGCGCATCGGCGAGCGCATCGAGCGGCCCAGCGACCTGGAGAACTTCCTCACCGCTCGCTGGGGCCTGCACAACACCTTCCTCGGCCGCCCCGTCCACCTGCCGAACAGTCACCCCCGCTGGCCCTTGCACCGGGCCGAACTCCTCCACTGCGAGGAGGACCTCCTGGCTGCCGCGGGCCTGCCCGGGCCGACCGGCGCCCCGGTCAGTGTCCTGTACTCGCCCGGGGTGGCGGTCCGGTTCGGGCCTCCCGCCCCGCCCGGGGTGCCGGCGGCGGGTCGCGGCGGGGCCGGGCGGCCCTGAGGCGCGGCCGGGGAGCGGGACGCCCCGGTGGGGGTGGTCACCGGGGCGGGAAGGTGGGTCAGGCGTGGGTCAACGGTTCGGGGTGCGCTCGTAGGGGGTCTTCTCGCCGGCCTCGATGGGGATCGGGAGGCGGTTCTCGGCGGGCGGGAGGGGGCAGGTGGCGAGGTCGGTGTAGGCGCAGGGGAGGTTGGTGGCGCGGTTGAAGTCGACCAGGACCCGGCCTTCGGCGTCGGGGGCGGGGATGGAGAGGGCGCGGTTGGCCGCGTACGTGGTGACGCCCGAGGTGGCGTCGGTGAACAGGGCCTGGAGGGTGCCGGGGCCGCTGCCGTTGAAGACGGTCAGCCGGTGGGTGCGGCCGTCCAGGTCGAACTCGACCTCGCCCGGGGCGTCGTAGACGTGCTGCAGTCCTTCGACCGCCGCGCCGACGGTGGTGGCGCGGGGCGCGTCGAAGGGCAGGTAGCGGCCGGTCAGGGACCAGCGCGGGTCGGGCGCGTACGCCGGGGTGTGGGTGAAGCGGACGCGCAGTTCGTTGTCGGGGTGGCGCGGGCGCAGGATGTCGTGGCCGCCGCGCTTGGCGATCTCGACGAGGGAGCCGTCGCCGACCGCGGCGTAGAGGCTGGCCCGTTCGTCGAGGACGCCGAACAGGTGGTGCCCGTGCACGGCGGTTCCGTCGACGACCAGCTCCTCGCCCTCGTCGAGGTGGACGGCGATGCCCTGCTCGGTGCTGGACCAGGCGCCGGGCGCGTCGGGGTAGCGGGTGGGTTCGCCCGTCAGCCAGTGCAGCCCGGTGACGGCGAGGAAGCCGTGCGGGTCGGCGAGGGCCCGCTCGTGGGCGGCGTGCCACTGCTCCCACTGCCGGGTGAACTCCTCGGTGGAGGTGTCCTGGACGGTCACGAGTACTCCTCAGGGGTCGGTGCGGGTCGGCCGGGCGGGGTCATCGGCGGTTCCACTCCTCGGCGAGCAGCTCGTAGGAGCGGACCCGGTCGCGGTGCCGGTGGGTGATGGTGGTGATGATCAGTTCGTCCGCG from Kitasatospora terrestris includes the following:
- a CDS encoding DUF2071 domain-containing protein, with product MPPEPAPVEPITADPVRAVSRTLLTQSWLDLSFLHWALDPAVVAPLLPAGTVPDTHEGLTYVGLVPFRMHRIGWFGAPGLPYLGTFPETNVRLYAVDGQGRRGVVFRSLEASRLLPVLVARSAFRLPYTWAGMTIRREGDTITYTSRRRWPAPRGARSAVTVRIGERIERPSDLENFLTARWGLHNTFLGRPVHLPNSHPRWPLHRAELLHCEEDLLAAAGLPGPTGAPVSVLYSPGVAVRFGPPAPPGVPAAGRGGAGRP
- a CDS encoding DUF1684 domain-containing protein; the protein is MTVQDTSTEEFTRQWEQWHAAHERALADPHGFLAVTGLHWLTGEPTRYPDAPGAWSSTEQGIAVHLDEGEELVVDGTAVHGHHLFGVLDERASLYAAVGDGSLVEIAKRGGHDILRPRHPDNELRVRFTHTPAYAPDPRWSLTGRYLPFDAPRATTVGAAVEGLQHVYDAPGEVEFDLDGRTHRLTVFNGSGPGTLQALFTDATSGVTTYAANRALSIPAPDAEGRVLVDFNRATNLPCAYTDLATCPLPPAENRLPIPIEAGEKTPYERTPNR